A window from Bos indicus x Bos taurus breed Angus x Brahman F1 hybrid chromosome 26, Bos_hybrid_MaternalHap_v2.0, whole genome shotgun sequence encodes these proteins:
- the WBP1L gene encoding WW domain binding protein 1-like isoform X2, producing MPFLLGLRQDKETCVGTNNQSYICDTGHCCGQSQCCNYYYELWWFWLVWTIIIILSCCCVCHHRRAKHRLQAQQRQHEINLIAYREAHNYSALPFYFRFLPNYLLPPYEEVVNRPPTPPPPYSAFQLQQQQQQQQLPAQCGSAGSSPPGTDPTRGSQGAQSSPLSGPSRSSTRPPSVTDPEPSDMPADPAATKTSGMEPGGSVAGLGEVDPTAFLDKDSECKEELLKEYSSEQGSALPDNKDKTPGRHRRFTGDSGIEVCVCNRGHHDDDLKEFNALIDDALDGPLDFCDSCNVRPPGDEEEGLCQPSEEQAREPGHPHLPRPPACLLLNTINEQDSPNSQSSSSPS from the exons gaCAAGGAAACCTGCGTGGGCACCAACAATCAAAGCTACATCTGTGACACAGGACACTGCTGTGGACAGTCTCAGTGCTGCAACTACTACTATGAACTCTGGT ggTTCTGGCTTGTGTGGACCATCATCATCATCCTGAGCTGCTGCTGCGTCTGCCACCACCGCCGAGCCAAGCATCGCCTTCAGGCCCAGCAGCGGCAGCATGAAATCAACCTGATCGCCTACCGGGAAGCCCACAATTACTCAGCGCTGCCATTTTATTTCA GGTTTTTGCCAAACTATTTACTACCTCCTTATGAGGAAGTGGTGAACCGACCTCCAACTCCTCCCCCACCATACAGTGCCTtccagctccagcagcagcagcagcagcagcagctacctgcACAGTGTGGCTCTGCAGGCAGCAGCCCCCCAGGCACCGACCCCACCAGGGGCTCCCAGGGGGCTCAGAGCAGCCCCTTGTCCGGGCCCAGCAGAAGTAGCACGCGACCCCCAAGCGTCACTGACCCTGAGCCCTCCGACATGCCAGCAGACCCAGCAGCCACCAAAACCTCTGGCATGGAGCCCGGCGGCTCTGTGGCTGGCCTGGGGGAGGTGGACCCCACGGCCTTCCTGGACAAGGATTCTGAATGTAAGGAGGAGCTTCTGAAAGAGTACAGCTCTGAGCAGGGCAGCGCCCTCCCTGACAACAAAGACAAGACACCTGGCAGACATCGCCGCTTCACGGGTGACTCAGGCATcgaggtgtgtgtgtgcaacCGGGGCCACCATGACGATGACCTCAAAGAGTTCAATGCACTCATCGACGATGCTCTGGACGGGCCCCTGGACTTCTGCGACAGCTGCAATGTGCGGCCACCTGGCGACGAGGAGGAAGGTCTCTGCCAGCCCTCCGAGGAGCAGGCCCGGGAACCCGGGCATCCACACCTGCCAAGgccgcctgcctgcctgctgctgAACACCATCAACGAGCAGGACTCCCCAAACTCCCAGAGCAGCAGCTCCCCCAGCTAG
- the WBP1L gene encoding WW domain binding protein 1-like isoform X1, which produces MARRRLLGGMALLLLQALPSPLSVRAEPPQDKETCVGTNNQSYICDTGHCCGQSQCCNYYYELWWFWLVWTIIIILSCCCVCHHRRAKHRLQAQQRQHEINLIAYREAHNYSALPFYFRFLPNYLLPPYEEVVNRPPTPPPPYSAFQLQQQQQQQQLPAQCGSAGSSPPGTDPTRGSQGAQSSPLSGPSRSSTRPPSVTDPEPSDMPADPAATKTSGMEPGGSVAGLGEVDPTAFLDKDSECKEELLKEYSSEQGSALPDNKDKTPGRHRRFTGDSGIEVCVCNRGHHDDDLKEFNALIDDALDGPLDFCDSCNVRPPGDEEEGLCQPSEEQAREPGHPHLPRPPACLLLNTINEQDSPNSQSSSSPS; this is translated from the exons gaCAAGGAAACCTGCGTGGGCACCAACAATCAAAGCTACATCTGTGACACAGGACACTGCTGTGGACAGTCTCAGTGCTGCAACTACTACTATGAACTCTGGT ggTTCTGGCTTGTGTGGACCATCATCATCATCCTGAGCTGCTGCTGCGTCTGCCACCACCGCCGAGCCAAGCATCGCCTTCAGGCCCAGCAGCGGCAGCATGAAATCAACCTGATCGCCTACCGGGAAGCCCACAATTACTCAGCGCTGCCATTTTATTTCA GGTTTTTGCCAAACTATTTACTACCTCCTTATGAGGAAGTGGTGAACCGACCTCCAACTCCTCCCCCACCATACAGTGCCTtccagctccagcagcagcagcagcagcagcagctacctgcACAGTGTGGCTCTGCAGGCAGCAGCCCCCCAGGCACCGACCCCACCAGGGGCTCCCAGGGGGCTCAGAGCAGCCCCTTGTCCGGGCCCAGCAGAAGTAGCACGCGACCCCCAAGCGTCACTGACCCTGAGCCCTCCGACATGCCAGCAGACCCAGCAGCCACCAAAACCTCTGGCATGGAGCCCGGCGGCTCTGTGGCTGGCCTGGGGGAGGTGGACCCCACGGCCTTCCTGGACAAGGATTCTGAATGTAAGGAGGAGCTTCTGAAAGAGTACAGCTCTGAGCAGGGCAGCGCCCTCCCTGACAACAAAGACAAGACACCTGGCAGACATCGCCGCTTCACGGGTGACTCAGGCATcgaggtgtgtgtgtgcaacCGGGGCCACCATGACGATGACCTCAAAGAGTTCAATGCACTCATCGACGATGCTCTGGACGGGCCCCTGGACTTCTGCGACAGCTGCAATGTGCGGCCACCTGGCGACGAGGAGGAAGGTCTCTGCCAGCCCTCCGAGGAGCAGGCCCGGGAACCCGGGCATCCACACCTGCCAAGgccgcctgcctgcctgctgctgAACACCATCAACGAGCAGGACTCCCCAAACTCCCAGAGCAGCAGCTCCCCCAGCTAG